One part of the Drosophila santomea strain STO CAGO 1482 unplaced genomic scaffold, Prin_Dsan_1.1 Segkk79_quiver_pilon_misjoin1_scaf, whole genome shotgun sequence genome encodes these proteins:
- the LOC120457758 gene encoding protein dimmed: MDATQLTELMGSHDFMQLQHQLHHNNNNYNTDGHNGLSSESAEGSSRPVRRATRRTSQLSNNTYDLEMTDSSSQSDDTSGGGGSSNGGGSATNTGHPSGGSLGGQGPSSRVRVQQAGLGACASTIAANSASSNSSNANGNSNRRRKGALNAKERNMRRLESNERERMRMHSLNDAFQSLREVIPHVEMERRLSKIETLTLAKNYIINLTHIILSKRNEEAAALELNSGAVGGVLLSNLASESGGPVASGIAANSSAASLCFEDALANGGAFDCALLAATDGSLLNAATVTASPAMQSIQSQAIHLQTPMEQQQQQQASHLPHHQQAIHGHGHLGASMSIQTQQQPTLILNGDTSVGLGVGIGVGVGVGVGVGNNAPSFADINDNFDEPFREFL, encoded by the exons ATGGATGCCACACAGCTAACGGAACTAATGGGCAGCCATGATTTTATGCAATTGCAACATCAATTGCAtcacaataacaataattacaACACAGACGGACACAATGGACTGTCTTCAGAATCGGCGGAGGGTAGTTCCCGACCCGTTCGTCGTGCCACCAGACGAACTTCACAG CTAAGCAATAATACTTATGACCTGGAGATGACAGACTCCAGTTCGCAAAGCGATGACACGAGCGGCGgaggcggcagcagcaacggaGGTGGCAGCGCCACTAACACTGGGCATCCGTCCGGTGGTTCTCTGGGCGGTCAAGGGCCATCAAGCCGCGTCCGGGTCCAGCAAGCTGGCTTAGGAGCCTGTGCGTCCACTATTGCCGCAAACAGTGccagctccaactcctccAATGCGAACGGCAACTCCAATAGGCGTCGGAAAGGAGCCCTGAACGCTAAAGAGCGGAATATGCGTCGTCTGGAGTCAAATGAACGCGAGCGAATGCGGATGCACAGCCTAAACGATGCGTTTCAATCGCTTCGAGAGGTCATACCACACGTGGAGATGGAGCGACGGCTGTCCAAGATCGAAACTCTCACGCTGGCCAAAAACTATATTATAAATCTGACACACATAATACTCTCCAAGCGCAACGAGGAGGCGGCGGCTTTGGAGCTGAACTCGGGGGCCGTTGGCGGGGTATTGCTCTCAAATCTTGCCTCGGAAAGTGGAGGCCCGGTAGCAAGTGGCATTGCTGCAAATTCCAGTGCCGCGAGTCTCTGCTTCGAGGACGCCCTGGCCAACGGTGGCGCATTCGACTGTGCCCTTTTGGCAGCCACTGATGGCAGCTTGCTGAACGCTGCCACAGTCACCGCGAGCCCCGCGATGCAGAGCATTCAATCACAAGCCATACACTTGCAGACACcgatggagcagcagcagcaacagcaagctAGCCATCTTCCGCACCACCAGCAGGCGATTCATGGCCATGGCCACCTAGGGGCCAGCATGAGCATTCAAACCCAGCAGCAGCCTACGCTGATACTAAATGGCGATACATCGGTGGGCCTGGGAGTTGGAATCGGGGTTGGTGTCGGAGTGGGTGTTGGGGTGGGCAACAATGCGCCGAGCTTTGCTGATATCAATGATAATTTTGACGAGCCCTTCCGAGAGTTTCTGTAA